The nucleotide window GCCCCGGTCAACCGCGCAGGATATTCCGCAGTTCGGGATTTGCCGATATCGCGGAGGGATTTGGGGGCGTCCTGGTTCGACCCGAGTTCTTCACGCCCGAGGACAGGGTGATACCGCCGGTGATGTGGGCGGTGGATGACATCTGGCTGTCCGGGTTGATGGCGATGCGCGGCATTCCCATATGGCTGGAGGCCGGGGCCGAGCGGACCCGCACCGACCCGAACCATGAGCCCGACGCGCTGAACAGCGCGGTCATCGAAGGCGCGGATCGGCACCAGGCCAATAGATTGTGTGCGGCGCATATGCGCGAGCGGTTCGGCATCTGGAATGGCGGGCGCGTGGCGCGGGACATCTGAAAGTGCCCGATGCGAGAAGGGCCGCACCTGCCGGTGCGGCCCCCTTCGGTTCAGCCTCTGGCCAACGGTCAGGCCAGCGAGGGGTCGATGCCCTTGCAGGCGTCGACGAGGCCCTTCACGGCATCGACCGACTTCTGGAACATCGCCTGTTCGTCCTTGGTCATCTTGATGTCGATGACCTTCTCGATCCCGCCGGCGCCGATGATGGTGGGCACGCCCACATACATCCCGTCGAGCCCGAGCGCGCCCTTCACATAGGCGGCGCAGGGCAGGACGCGCTTCTGGTCCTTGAGGTAGGCCTCGGCCATCTCGATGGCACTGGTCGCGGGCGCGTAGAAGGCCGAGCCGGTCTTCAGCAGGCCGACGATCTCGGCGCCCCCGTCACGGGTGCGCTGCACGATCGCGTCGAGCTTGTCCTGCGTGGTCCAGCCCAAATCGACCAGATCCGGCAGCGGGATGCCGCCCACGGTGGAGTAGCGGACCAGCGGCACCATCGTGTCGCCGTGGCCGCCTAGCACGAAGGCGGTGACATCGCGCATCGAGACACCGAATTCCACCGACAGGAAGTGGCGGAAGCGGGCGCTATCGAGCACGCCGGCCATGCCGACGACCTTGTTGTGCGGCAGGCCCGAGAACTCGCGCAGGGCCCAGACCATCGCATCGAGCGGGTTGGTGATGCAGATCACGAAGGCGTCCGGCGCATGGGCCTTGATGCCCTCGCCCACGGCCTTCATCACCTTGAGGTTGATGCCCAGCAGGTCATCGCGGCTCATGCCCGGCTTGCGCGGGACACCGGCGGTAACGATGCAGACGTCGGCGCCGGCGATGTCGGCATAGTCGTTGGTGCCCTTCATCACGGCGTCGAAGCCTTCGGAGGGGCCGGATTCGGCGATGTCGAGCGCCTTGCCCTGCGGCGTGCCTTCCGAGATGTCGAACAGGACGACATCCCCGAGTTCCTTGATCGCGGTGAGATGGGCGAGCGTGCCGCCGATCTGACCGGCGCCGATCAGCGCAATCTTGGGTCTGGCCATGAATTCCTCCGGGTCAGGTTGTGACTGTGGCATGGGCGCCTTCGGGACCGAAAGCGCGGCTGACGCGGGGATGCGTAGTCTGTCGCGGCCCGCCGTGCAAGTGCGGCGCGGGCCCGGCGGGGTTTGCGGGTGGATCGGCACCTATGTTTGCGCTAAAGAGCCGGCGCGCTGCGCGGGCACCGCCCGAAAACCGGGCGCGGGGGCCTGTGGCGGGCGGGCGATTCTGTGCAAAGCGAAGGACGAACCGGCCGTGCAAGACTCCGTGCTGTTCTGGGTGGCGGCGCTGGCCGCAGCCTTGCTGGTGGGGGCGGCCAAGGGCGGGCTGCCGGTGACGGGGATGCTGGCAGTGCCGATCCTGTCATTGGTGATGCCGCCGGTGATGGCGGCGGGGCTGCTGCTGCCGGTCTATGTGGTGTCGGACATGTTCGGGGTCTGGGCGTTCCGCCATGCTTTCGACCGGCGCAATCTGGCGATCCTGATCCCGGGCGCGGTGGCGGGGATCGCGCTTGGCTGGGCGACGGCGAGCCTTGTGCCGGACCGCGCGGTGACCGGGCTGGTGGGGCTGATCGGGCTGGTGTTCTCGGCAAACCTGCTGCTGCGTCGGACGGTCCCGCCAGAGCGGGGCGCCGCCGTGGCGCCAGGCCTGTTCTGGGGGGCCGTGGCGGGGTTCACCAGCTTCGTCAGCCATGCCGGCGCGCCACCCTATCAGGTCTACGTGCTGCCGCAGCGGCTGGAGAAGACCGTCTTCGCCGGAACCACAACGCTGTTCTTTGCGGTGGTGAACGCAGTGAAGCTGGTCCCCTACTGGGCGCTAGGGCAACTGTCGGTGGAGAACCTGAAGGTGGCGGCGGTGCTGGTGGTGCCTGCGAGCCTCGCGGTGTTCGCCGGGCTGAAGCTGGTCAAGGTGCTGCCCGAGAAGCTGTTCTTCGCGCTGGTGACATGGGCGCTGCTGGCGGTATCGCTGCGGCTGATCTGGCAGGCTGCGGCGGGCTGACGATCAGGCGTCGGTGCCCTTGGGCGGCAGCGCATCGGCCATCGCCTCGTAATGCTGGCCCGAGGCCAGCAGGCAGGTACGGCCATCGGGCAGGGTAACGGTGATCGTCCAGGTTCCGGTGGCGTCGGAGGCGAAGACCTCGACCACGGCATTTCCGGTGGCAAGGCCGATGCCGCGGCGGGTCTCGCCATAGGTGGCCGCCAGCCGCTCCACCACCGATGCGCGGTTCCCGCAGCTTGGGCCCGGATCGGCGAAGGCGGCCTGTGCGGCGAGCACGAAGCCCGCAAGGCCGAGGGAAAGCGCGAAGAGTTTGTGTTGCATGACCTGTTGCCCCGATGCTGTGCCCCGGCAAAGGGGCGCGGTATGCGGAAGACTGCGGCCAGAGCGGGTAACAAACCGTTAACGATGCGCGCCAGGCAGTCGCTCCGCTGCGTCGCGGCAATTCCGGGGTTGCCGAATCTGCCGCATATGTGGTCCTTGGCGAAATAAAGTTGCGAGGAGAGAATCATGGCTGCGGTTGCTGACGGGCGCGCGCCCCTTCCGGTCGGTTCTGTATATCCCCGGCTCCAAGGAGCGGGCGCTGGAGAAGGCCAAGGATCTGCCGGCCGATGCGATCATCTTCGATCTGGAAGACGCTGTGGCGGCCGACGAAAAGCCGGCGGCGCGGGCGCTGCTGGCGCAGGTGCTGGCCGAGGCCGATTACGGCCCGCGCGCGCGGATCGTGCGGATCAACGGGCTTGACAGCGACTGGGGCCGCGATGACGTGGCGACCTTTGCCAAGGCGATTGCGGCCGGGGCCAAGGTCGATGCGATCCTGATCCCCAAGGTCTCGACCCCCGCGGACCTTGATGCCGTGGCCGCGCTGATTCCCGATGTGCCGCTTTGGGCGATGATGGAAACCGCACTGGGGATGCTGAACGCGGCCAGCATCGCCGCGCATCCGCGGCTGGCCGGGATGGTGATGGGCACCAATGACCTCGCCAAGGAACTGGGCAGCCGGTTCCGCGCCGACCGCCTTGCCATGCAGGCGGGGCTTGGGCTGTGCCTGCTGGCGGCGCGGGCCTATGGGCTGACCATCGTCGATGGCGTCTACAATGCGTTCAAGGACGAGGCCGGGCTGCTGGCCGAATGCGAGCAGGGCCGCGACATGGGCTTTGATGGCAAGACCCTGATCCACCCGGCGCAGCTGGAGATCGCCAACATCGCCTTTGCGCCGTCGGAGGCCGAAATCGACCTGGCCCGCCGCCAGATCG belongs to Frigidibacter mobilis and includes:
- a CDS encoding sulfite exporter TauE/SafE family protein — translated: MQDSVLFWVAALAAALLVGAAKGGLPVTGMLAVPILSLVMPPVMAAGLLLPVYVVSDMFGVWAFRHAFDRRNLAILIPGAVAGIALGWATASLVPDRAVTGLVGLIGLVFSANLLLRRTVPPERGAAVAPGLFWGAVAGFTSFVSHAGAPPYQVYVLPQRLEKTVFAGTTTLFFAVVNAVKLVPYWALGQLSVENLKVAAVLVVPASLAVFAGLKLVKVLPEKLFFALVTWALLAVSLRLIWQAAAG
- a CDS encoding (3S)-malyl-CoA thioesterase; this translates as MLTGARPFRSVLYIPGSKERALEKAKDLPADAIIFDLEDAVAADEKPAARALLAQVLAEADYGPRARIVRINGLDSDWGRDDVATFAKAIAAGAKVDAILIPKVSTPADLDAVAALIPDVPLWAMMETALGMLNAASIAAHPRLAGMVMGTNDLAKELGSRFRADRLAMQAGLGLCLLAARAYGLTIVDGVYNAFKDEAGLLAECEQGRDMGFDGKTLIHPAQLEIANIAFAPSEAEIDLARRQIAAFDEAEARGLGVAVVDGRIVENLHIVTARQTLAKAEAIAALNAS
- the mdh gene encoding malate dehydrogenase; the encoded protein is MARPKIALIGAGQIGGTLAHLTAIKELGDVVLFDISEGTPQGKALDIAESGPSEGFDAVMKGTNDYADIAGADVCIVTAGVPRKPGMSRDDLLGINLKVMKAVGEGIKAHAPDAFVICITNPLDAMVWALREFSGLPHNKVVGMAGVLDSARFRHFLSVEFGVSMRDVTAFVLGGHGDTMVPLVRYSTVGGIPLPDLVDLGWTTQDKLDAIVQRTRDGGAEIVGLLKTGSAFYAPATSAIEMAEAYLKDQKRVLPCAAYVKGALGLDGMYVGVPTIIGAGGIEKVIDIKMTKDEQAMFQKSVDAVKGLVDACKGIDPSLA